The Papaver somniferum cultivar HN1 chromosome 3, ASM357369v1, whole genome shotgun sequence genome includes a region encoding these proteins:
- the LOC113360158 gene encoding uncharacterized protein LOC113360158, with protein sequence MQDVAEEQIMQDAGKRKVDDSRLLNETCSQPLNVVDNNMVMEQIPTRNSFYVLREVTMAITEVINIGSSVKVNISAAENLYPNLGTKDHQSSSSSAGGNGAKGHIPKNIYIVRSVHQMGTDLKKSARGWNIRGMNDPLKKVEVMNFIRINNLSIVGIVETHVQSQNKDRIRRVIRPDWQFIDNNSKILLGFGLGGTLQQFQFLLFMLQISNDPQVRKLLWVDILNFSSTNSHPLLLVGEFNSILFPHEKVDGIVTSNNYLYFWNCTQDSFLFDLAYSGCFHTWKNGHTDDNRILSKLDRAMVNMEWVTRFSDSKAVFLEAGISDHSSMVVSIFEDRVHGPPPFKFYNFMTEEPDFLNLVREVWEEPVRGNPMFVFITKLKKVKSRIIQWKRERFKNIPALVEIAKDELCTIQKHIQQFPMCVESAQHENLAIKKYAKSSFVDDSEFLDSLKFENLLKDEHKCDLIKPVTRDEVVLALSTIGSSKAPGTDGFSSWFFKSCWSVLGDDFTAPVQNFFKHSKLLKEHVLGGLISANQFAFISGREIQDNVLVAHELLRNYHRTVGSPRCTLKIDIKKGYDTVSWKVVILALQQFGFPPMFIEWIR encoded by the exons ATGCAGGATGTTGCAGAAGAGCAGATAATGCAGGATGCTGGTAAGAGGAAGGTTGATGATAGCAGATTGCTCAATGAGACTTGTTCTCAGCCTCTTAATGTAGTGGATAATAATATGGTAATGGAACAAATACCTACCAGGAATTCCTTTTATGTTTTAAGGGAAGTCACCATGGCAATTACTGAAGTTATAAATATTGGTAGTTCTGTTAAAGTTAATATTTCAGCTGCTGAGAATTTATATCCCAATCTGGGAACTAAGGACCACCAaagctcttcttcttctgctggtGGCAATGGTGCTAAAGGGCATATTCCTAAAAACATTTACATTGTTAGAAGTGTGCACCAAATGGGGACAGATTTGAAGAAATCTGCTAGAG GATGGAACATAAGAGGGATGAATGACCCTCTTAAAAAAGTAGAAGTTATGAATTTTATTAGAATAAACAACTTGTCTATTGTGGGAATTGTTGAGACTCATGTGCAGAGTCAAAATAAAGATAGAATAAGAAGGGTCATTAGGCCTGACTGGCAGTTCATTGACAATAACTCTAAGATTCTGCTAGGATTTGGGTTGGGTGGAACCCTGCAACAGTTTCAGTTTCTACTATTTATGCTTCAGATCAG CAATGACCCACAAGTTAGGAAGCTTTTGTGGGTTGATATTCTGAACTTTTCTTCTACAAATTCTCATCCTCTCCTTCTTGTGGGTGAGTTTAATTCTATTCTTTTTCCTCATGAGAAGGTGGATGGGATTGTTACTTCTAATAATTACCTGTATTTTTGGAACTGCACTCAAGATAGTTTCCTCTTTGATCTTGCTTATTCTGGATGCTTCCATACATGGAAAAATGGTCACACTGATGACAACAGAATTTTATCTAAGTTGGATAGAGCCATGGTGAACATGGAGTGGGTTACCAGGTTTTCTGACTCTAAAGCTGTTTTTCTTGAAGCTGGCATATCTGATCACTCATCTATGGTGGTTTCTATCTTTGAAGACAGAGTTCATGGTCCTCCACCTTttaaattttataattttatgaCTGAGGAACCTGATTTTTTAAATTTGGTTAGAGAAGTTTGGGAAGAGCCTGTGAGAGGGAATCCTATGTTTGTCTTTATTACCAAGCTCAAGAAAGTAAAATCCAGAATTATCCAATGGAAGAGGGAGAGATTTAAGAACATTCCAGCCCTGGTAGAAATTGCTAAAGATGAGTTATGCACCATTCAAAAACACATTCAACAATTTCCTATGTGTGTGGAATCTGCTCAACATGAAAATTTAGCTATTAAGAAGTATGCTAAAAG CTCTTTTGTGGATGATTCAGAATTTCTTGATTCTCTAAAGTTTGAAAACTTGTTGAAGGATGAGCATAAGTGTGATCTTATTAAGCCTGTCACTAGAGATGAAGTTGTGCTGGCCTTATCTACTATTGGATCTAGTAAAGCCCCTGGGACTGATGGGTTCTCTAGTTGGTTTTTCAAGTCTTGCTGGAGTGTTTTAGGTGATGATTTTACTGCTCCTGTCCAGAATTTCTTTAAACATTCAAAACTCCTCAAAGAG CATGTGCTGGGAGGACTCATTAGTGCAAATCAGTTTGCTTTCATCTCGGGTAGAGAAATCCAAGACAATGTTCTAGTGGCCCATGAATTACTAAGGAATTACCATAGAACTGTTGGATCCCCTAGATGTACTCTCAAGATTGATATTAAAAAAGGTTATGACACTGTTAGTTGGAAGGTTGTTATCCTTGCTCTGCAGCAGTTTGGATTTCCTCCCATGTTTATTGAATGGATTAGATGA